Proteins encoded in a region of the Oenanthe melanoleuca isolate GR-GAL-2019-014 chromosome 27, OMel1.0, whole genome shotgun sequence genome:
- the LSM12 gene encoding protein LSM12, with protein MAAPGEYFSVGSQVSCRTCQEQRLQGEVVAFDYPSKMLALKCPSSSGKPNHADILLVNLQYVSEVEIINDRTETPPPLASLNVSKLANKARTEKEEKMSQAYAISAGVSLEGQQLFQTIHKTIKDCKWQEKNIVVMEEVVIAPPYQVENCKGKEGSALSHVRKIVEKHFRDVESQKVLQRSQAQQPQKDTSLSS; from the exons ATGGCGGCGCCGGGCGAGTACTTCAGCGTGGGCAGCCAGGTGTCCTGCCGCACCTGCCAGGAGCAGCGCCTCCAGGGCGAGGTCGTCGCTTTCGATTACCCCAGCAAGATGCTGGCGCTCA AATGCCCCTCCTCCAGTGGCAAGCCCAACCACGCAGACATCCTGCTGGTGAACCTACAGTACGTGTCAGAGGTGGAAATCATCAACGACCGCACGGAAACGCCTCCCCCGTTAGCCTCCCTCAACGTCAGCAAG CTTGCCAACAAAGCACGGacggagaaggaggagaagatgAGCCAGGCGTATGCAATTAGTGCTGGTGTCTCTctggaggggcagcagctcttccagaCCATCCATAAGAC CATCAAGGACTGTAAATGGCAGGAGAAGAACATAGTTGTGATGGAAGAAGTCGTCATTGCCCCCCCGTACCAGGTGGAAAACTGTAAAGGCAAAGAGGGGAGCGCCCTGAGCCACGTACGCAAAATA GTGGAGAAGCACTTCAGGGACGTGGAGAGCCAGAAGGTCCTGCAGCGTTCAcaagcacagcagccacagaaggACACGTCCCTGTCATCCTGA
- the G6PC3 gene encoding glucose-6-phosphatase 3, with translation MKPPPQPSAMDALHEAGIRAAVALQAGPPWLEQLWLFLSSHLDPNSIYTVCFPLARGLDEHVSLMVLWTALVAEWFNVVLKWFLFGERPFWWLHESGLSGREQLPLRQFPITCETGPGSPSGHCMILGAGLWPIVTALSQGVSRYSQSRLLRLIPFLLYVLLLVAMGVSRVFVLAHFPHQVVTGSLAGMALGWGLQRWPPNFLKCRFFLGAALGLLLGALALHGLATAAGLDLDWSLGRAGSRCSDPAWLRPETRPWASLCRVGGTALGLALAARHPLSPRAARELRGLEPPLGSAVLGLLALDLLHKLPKSDHAALWYLNVGARYALGPVLVASLLPQLILALRRLRAAP, from the exons ATGAAGCCCCCCCCTCAG cccagcgCCATGGATGCTCTGCACGAGGCCGGGATCCGCGCGGCCGTGGCGCTGCAGGCTGGGCcgccctggctggagcagctctggctcttcctGAGCTCCCACTTGGACCCCAACTCCATCTACACCGTCTGCTTCCCGCTGGCCCGCGGGCTGGACGAGCACGTGTCGCTCATGGTGCTCTGGACCGCCCTGGTGGCCGAGTGGTTCAACGTGGTGCTCAAGTG GTTCCTGTTCGGGGAGCGCCCGTTCTGGTGGCTGCACGAGTCGGGGCTGTCGGGCCGGGAGCAGCTGCCGCTGCGCCAGTTCCCCATCACCTGTGAGACGGGGCCAG GGAGCCCCTCGGGCCACTGCATGATCCTGGGGGCCGGGCTGTGGCCGATTGTCACCGCGCTGAGCCAGGGCGTGTCCAGGTACAGCCAGAG CCGGCTGCTGAGGCTGATCCCGTTCCTCCTCTAcgtcctgctgctggtggccatgGGCGTGTCCCGGGTCTTCGTGCTGGCCCATTTCCCGCACCAGGTGGTCACGGGCTCGCTGGCAG ggatggctctgggctgggggctgcagcgCTGGCCCCCCAACTTCCTCAAGTGCCGCTTCTTCCTGGGGGCGgcgctggggctgctgctgggcgcGCTGGCCCTGCACGGGCTGGCCACGGCCGCGGGGCTGGACCTGGACTG GTCGCTGGGCCGGGCCGGCTCCCGCTGCTCGGACCCCGCCTGGCTGCGGCCCGAGACGCGTCCGTGGGCGTCGCTGTGCCGGGTGGGCGGCACCGCGCTGGGGCTGGCGCTGGCGGCGCGGCACCCGCTGAGCCCGCGGGCGGCGCGGGAGCTGCGCGGGCTGGAGCCGCCGCTGGGCAGCgccgtgctggggctgctggcgCTCGACCTGCTGCACAAGCTGCCCAAGAGCGACCACGCGGCGCTCTGGTACCTCAACGTGGGCGCTCGCTACGCGCTGGGGCCCGTGCTGGTGGCGTCCCTGCTGCCGCAGCTCATCCTGGCGCTGCGCCGGCTGCGGGCGGCCCCGTAG
- the HDAC5 gene encoding LOW QUALITY PROTEIN: histone deacetylase 5 (The sequence of the model RefSeq protein was modified relative to this genomic sequence to represent the inferred CDS: deleted 1 base in 1 codon) codes for MDPQSDTEGGSGPEPPLELLPRVPLLAALPAPACPEGAAGAGPEAGPGAGLAAAREQQLQRELVALKQQQQLQKQLLFAEFQKQHEHLTRQHQVQLQKHLKQQQEALAARRQQELEQQRQRERQELEQQRLEQLQHSLRPKERGRDSAIASTEVKLKLQEFLLSKTKDPGPPNHSLPQHPKCWAHHTSLDQSSPPQTGSPGTPPSYKLPLLGTYDGRDDFPLRKTASEPNLKVRSRLKQKVAERRSSPLLRRRDGSVLSAFRKRHVEITVSSVCSSAPGSGPSSPNSSHGAHNGLAASVPNIHSEQLLPQPHALALDGAQLSLYTSPSLPNLSLGLQATVTVTSAHLPVSPKLSPQAEGERGVPPGVSPLRPGAALPGKFLSTSSIPGCLLGVALDGDGAPGPPSLLQHVLLLEQARQQSTLIAVPLHGQSPLVAGGRGGGPRGSAAPRHRPLSRTQSSPLPQSPPALPHGALQQQLRDKQQGPLGKLLPKGAELARQPPTHPEETEEELTEQQSPPPAERGPPGPPLASPETGDPPEQPQDPEGCQEPGDSGDEPEPGGDPDVTELGVTYKQVFPEAPLPLFPAPPLGVLALPHPALGRTQSSPASVKPPPPEGPPKHLFTTGVVYDTFMLKHQCTCGNTTIHPEHAGRIQSIWSRLQETGLLGKCERIRGRKATLEEIQTVHSEHHALLYGTSPLNRQKLDSKKLLGPITPKTYAVLPCGGIGVDSDTVWNELHSSSAVRTAVGCLLELAFKVAAGEVKNGFAVIRPPGHHAEESTAMGFCFFNSVAISAKLLQQRLSVGRILIVDWDIHHGNGTQQAFYSDPHVLYISLHRYDDGNFFPGSGAPEEVGSGLGVGYNINIAWTGGVDPPIGDVEYLTAFRTVVMPIATEFCPDLVLVSAGFDAVEGHLSPLGGYSVTAKCFGHLTKQLMMLAGGRVVLALEGGHDLTAICDASEACVSALLGLELEPLDPALLQQKPNENAVATLEKVIEIQSRHWGSVRRSAAAVGRSLLEAQRGDSEEAETVTALALLSVGTGTGTGTGTATATATATATDAQNRPAEEPMEAEPTL; via the exons CGTGTCCGGagggcgcggcgggcgcggggcccgaggcggggccgggcgcggggctggcggcggcgcgggagcagcagctgcagcggGAGCTGGTGGCgctcaagcagcagcagcagctccagaagcagctgctgttcGCCGAGTTCCAGAAGCAGCACGAGCACCTCACCCGCCAGCACCAGGTGCAGCTGCAGAAGCACCTCAAG cagcagcaggaggctctgGCCGCCCGgcggcagcaggagctggagcagcagcggcagcgcgagcggcaggagctggagcagcagcggctggagcagctgcagcacagcctgcgCCCCAAGGAGCGGGGCCGCGACA GCGCCATCGCCAGCACGGAGGTGAAGCTGAagctccaggaattcctgctcagCAAGACAAAGGATCCAGGCCCCCCCAACCAttccctcccccagcaccccaaatgTTG GGCTCACCACACCTCGTTGGACCAGAGTTCCCCCCCCCAGACCGGcagccccgggacccccccgtCCTACAAGCTCCCCCTGCTCGGCACCTACGACGGGCGCGATGATTTCCCGCTCCGAAAAACCG CGTCGGAGCCCAACCTGAAGGTGCGCTCGCGGCTGAAGCAGAAGGTGGCCGAGCGCAGGAGCAGCCCCCTCCTGCGGCGCCGCGACGGCTCCGTGCTCAGCGCCTTCCGCAAGCGCCACGTGGAGATCACCG TGTCCTCGGTTTGCAGCAGTGCCCCCGGGTCGGGGCCCAGCTCCCCCAACAGCTCCCACGGTGCCCACAACGGGCTGGCGGCGTCTGTCCCCAACATCCACAGTGAG cagctcctgccccagccccacgcCCTGGCCCTGGACGgggcccagctcagcctctaCACGTCCCCATCGCTGCCCAacctgtccctggggctgcaggccACTGTCACCGTCACCAGCGCCCACCTCCCC GTGTCCCCCAAGCTGTCGCCGCAGGCGGAGGGCGAGCGGGGGGTGCCCCCGGGGGTGTCCCCGCTGCGCCCCGGGGCCGCCCTGCCCGGCAAGTTCCTGAGCACGTCGTCGATCCCCGGCTGCCTGCTGGGGGTGGCCCTGGACGGGGACGGCGCGCCCGGGCCGCCCTCGCTGCTGCAGCacgtgctgctgctggagcaggcgCGCCAGCAGAGCACCCTGATCGCGG TGCCGCTGCACGGGCAGTCCCCGCTGGTGGCGGGGGGTCGCGGGGGGGGTCCCCGCGGGAGCGCAGCGCCGCGGCACCGCCCGCTGAGCCGCACGCAGTCCTCgcccctgccccagagccccccgGCGCTGCCCCACGGcgccctgcagcagcagctccgcGACAAGCAGCAGGGCCCGCTCGGCAAG ctgctccccaaggGGGCCGAGCTGGCGCGGCAGCCCCCCACGCACCCCGAGGAGACGGAGGAGGAGCTGACGGAGCAGCAATCGCCCCCCCCGGCGGAGAGAggccccccgggacccccgctGGCGTCCCCCGAGACCGGGGACCCCCCGGAGCAGCCGCAGGACCCCGAGGGCTGCCAGGAGCCGGGGGACAGCGGCGACGAGCCCGAGCCCGGAGGGGACCCCGACGTCACTGAGCTGGGGGTCACCTACAAGCAG gtGTTCCCCGAGGCGCCGCTGCCGCTCTTCCCCGCGCCCCCCCTGGGGGTCCTGGCGCTGCCCCACCCCGCCCTGGGGCGCACGCAATCGTCCCCGGCCAGCGTCAAACCCCCCCCGCCCGAGGGGCCCCCCAAGCACCTCTTCACCACAG gcgTGGTGTACGACACGTTCATGCTGAAGCACCAGTGCACGTGCGGGAACACCACCATCCACCCCGAGCACGCCGGCCGCATCCAGAGCATCTGGTCCCGCCTGCAGGAGACGGGGCTGCTGGGCAAGTGCGAG CGCATCCGCGGCAGGAAGGCGACGCTGGAGGAGATCCAGACGGTGCACTCGGAGCACCACGCGCTGCTCTACGGCACCAGCCCCCTCAACCGGCAGAAACTGGACAGCAAGAAGCTGctgg GTCCCATCACTCCGAAGACGTACGCGGTGCTGCCGTGCGGGGGCATCGGG gTGGACAGTGACACGGTGTGGAACGAGCTGCACTCGTCCAGCGCGGTGCGCACGGCCGTGGgctgcctgctggagctggccTTCAAGGTGGCCGCGGGGGAGGTCAAG AATGGCTTCGCCGTCATTCGCCCCCCAGGCCACCACGCCGAGGAGTCCACGGCCAT ggGCTTCTGCTTCTTCAACTCCGTGGCCATCTCGgccaagctgctgcagcagcgGCTCAGCGTGGGCAGGATCCTCATCGTGGACTGG GACATCCACCACGGCAACGGGACGCAGCAGGCGTTCTACAGCGACCCGCACGTGCTCTACATCTCCCTGCACCGCTACGACGACGGCAACTTCTTCCCGGGCAGCGGCGCCCCCGAGGAG GTGGGCAGCGGGCTGGGCGTGGGCTACAACATCAACATCGCCTGGACCGGCGGCGTGGACCCCCCGATCGGGGACGTGGAGTACCTGACGGCGTTcag GACCGTGGTGATGCCCATCGCCACCGAGTTCTGCCCGGACCTGGTGCTGGTCTCCGCCGGCTTCGACGCCGTCGAGGGCCACCTGTCCCCGCTGGGCGGCTACTCCGTCACCGCCAAGT GTTTCGGGCACCTGACGAAGCAGCTGATGATGCTGGCGGGGGGCCGGGTGGTGCTGGCGCTGGAG GGGGGGCACGACCTGACGGCGATCTGCGACGCCTCCGAGGCCTGCGTGAGcgccctgctggggctggag CTGGAGCCCCTGGACCCcgccctgctgcagcagaaaccCAACGAGAACGCGGTGGCCACGCTGGAGAAAGTGATCGAGATCCAGA gcCGGCACTGGGGCTCCGtgcgccgctccgccgccgccgtgGGGCGCTCGCTGCTGGAGGCGCAGCGCGGGGACAGCGAGGAGGCCGAGACGGTGACAGCGCTGGCCCTGCTGTCCGTggggaccgggaccgggaccgggacggggacagcgacagcgacagcgacagcgacagcgacgGACGCGCAGAACAG gccaGCAGAGGAGCCGATGGAGGCCGAGCCCACGCTCTGA